A DNA window from Naumovozyma dairenensis CBS 421 chromosome 8, complete genome contains the following coding sequences:
- the LEU5 gene encoding coenzyme A transporter (similar to Saccharomyces cerevisiae LEU5 (YHR002W); ancestral locus Anc_2.526), translated as MKSKGKELIAPNQESSKNDIVLSDTKGRVPIDKNSLEYIMKSAIAGGLSGSCAKTLIAPLDRIKILFQTSNPHYTKYAGSLVGLVEAAKHIWINDGIRGFYQGHSVTLIRIFPYAAVKFVAYEQIRNFLIPSKEFETHWRRLLSGSLAGLCSVFMTYPLDLIRVRLAYVTEHKRVHLIDVVKTIYTEPASTTLKMKWYIPNWFAHWCNFYRGYTPTVLGMIPYAGVSFFAHDLLHDILRYPLFAPYSVMKTSEEQRREQSHLHQRIPLKTWAELFSGGIAGMASQTAAYPFEIIRRRLQVSTLSVSNMYTHKFQTISEVAKIIYKERGWKGFFVGLSIGYIKVTPMVACSFFVYERMKLNLGI; from the coding sequence atgaaaagcAAAGGGAAAGAACTAATAGCTCCCAACCAAGAAAGTTCCAAGAATGATATAGTATTATCTGATACCAAAGGACGAGTCCCAATCGATAAGAACTCActagaatatataatgaaatcCGCCATTGCCGGAGGTCTCTCAGGATCATGCGCTAAAACACTGATAGCACCTCTTGATAGAATTAAAATTCTATTCCAAACTTCCAACCCTCATTATACAAAATATGCAGGATCATTGGTTGGATTGGTAGAGGCTGCGAAGCATATATGGATAAATGATGGTATAAGAGGTTTCTATCAAGGTCATTCTGTAACATTAATACGAATATTCCCCTATGCAGCAGTGAAATTCGTTGCATATGAACAAATTagaaatttcttaattccATCTAAAGAATTCGAAACTCATTGGAGAAGATTATTAAGCGGATCCCTAGCCGGATTATGCAGTGTGTTTATGACCTATCCGCTTGACTTGATTCGAGTAAGATTAGCATATGTTACAGAGCATAAAAGAGTACACTTAATAGATGTTGTTAAAACCATTTATACAGAACCTGCATCTACaactttgaaaatgaaatggtATATACCGAATTGGTTCGCTCATTGGTGTAATTTTTATCGTGGTTATACTCCCACTGTATTGGGTATGATACCGTATGCTGGCGTATCATTTTTTGCTCATGATCTTTTGCATGATATTCTACGATATCCGTTATTTGCACCATATTCTGTTATGAAAACCTCAGAGGAACAAAGGAGAGAACAATCTCATTTACATCAAAGAATACCGCTAAAGACATGGGCTGAATTATTCTCGGGCGGGATAGCAGGAATGGCATCACAAACTGCTGCATATCCATTCGAAATCATAAGAAGAAGGTTACAAGTGAGTACGTTATCAGTAAGTAACATGTACACGcataaatttcaaactATTTCTGAAGTGGCAAAGATAATATACAAAGAAAGAGGATGGAAGGGTTTCTTTGTTGGATTAAGTAT
- the RPL14B gene encoding 60S ribosomal protein eL14 (similar to Saccharomyces cerevisiae RPL14B (YHL001W) and RPL14A (YKL006W); ancestral locus Anc_2.505) codes for MSTDSIVKASNWRLVEVGRVVLINKGPSAGKLATIVEIIDQKKVLIDGPVAGVPRQSINLGQVVLTPLTFALPRGARTSIVAKKWAAAGVCEKWHSSSWAKKIAQRKRRAALTDFERFQVMVLRKQKRYNVKKTLAKA; via the exons ATGTCCACCGATTCTATTGTTAAGGCTTCTAACTGGAGATTGGTTGAAGTTGGCCGTGTTGTTTTGATCAACAAAGGCCCATCAGCCGGTAAATTAGCTACCATCGTCGAAATTATCGATCAAAAGAAG GTTTTGATCGATGGTCCAGTTGCTGGTGTCCCAAGACAATCTATTAACTTAGGTCAAGTTGTCTTAACTCCACTAACCTTTGCTTTACCAAGAGGTGCTAGAACTTCTATTGTTGCCAAGAAATGGGCCGCTGCTGGTGTTTGTGAAAAATGGCACTCATCCTCTTGGGCTAAGAAGATTGCTCAACGTAAGAGACGTGCTGCTTTGACCGACTTTGAAAGATTCCAAGTTATGGTCTTAAGAAAGCAAAAGAGATACAATGTTAAGAAGACTTTGGCTAAGGCTTAA
- the OSH7 gene encoding oxysterol-binding protein related protein OSH7 (similar to Saccharomyces cerevisiae OSH7 (YHR001W) and OSH6 (YKR003W); ancestral locus Anc_2.513): MALAKLKGLPTPLSGASSASSAVSLKLNQEPVNTDDIDENDESGQNIILNIISQLKPGCDLSRITLPTFILEKKSMLERITNQLQFPDLLLDAHSESNELERFVKVVKWYLAGWHIAPKAVKKPLNPVLGEHFTAYWDLPNKQQAFYVAEQTSHHPPESAYFYMIPESHIRVDGVAIPKSKFLGNSSAAMMAGLTILTFLDRGEKYTLSQPNMYVRGILFGKMRIELGDHMIIKGPNYKIDLEFKTKGFISGTYDAIEGTVKDNKGKEYYEITGKWNDIIYIKDLRTKGSKKVVLFDTHKNFASKPKVRPIEEQGEYESQRLWDKVIKALAERDHEVATEEKFQVENAQRQFAKKRIEDGVEFHPKLFRKANPGEDLDYYIYKHIPDGNDYEAQIKSILEIAPILPGQKFTEKFQIPAYKKHEIQKIIQEKSQGK, from the coding sequence ATGGCTCTAGCTAAATTGAAAGGGCTCCCTACACCATTATCTGGTGCGAGTTCTGCATCTTCTGCGGTCTCTTTGAAGTTGAACCAGGAGCCCGTTAATACAGATGATATAGACGAGAATGATGAATCTGgtcaaaatattatattaaacATCATCTCTCAGTTGAAACCAGGTTGTGATCTATCGCGAATCACTTTACCGACTTTCATCctagaaaaaaaatccaTGTTggaaagaattacaaatCAATTACAATTCCCCGATTTATTACTGGATGCGCATTCTGAAAGcaatgaattggaaaggTTTGTTAAAGTGGTCAAATGGTATTTGGCAGGTTGGCATATTGCTCCCAAAGCTGTGAAAAAACCATTGAACCCTGTTCTTGGAGAACATTTCACAGCTTATTGGGATTTACCCAATAAACAGCAAGCATTCTATGTTGCTGAACAAACTAGTCATCACCCACCTGAATCTGCATATTTCTACATGATTCCAGAATCACATATTAGAGTAGATGGTGTTGCCATCCCTAAATCGAAATTTCTTGGGAATTCATCTGCTGCCATGATGGCAGGTTTAACTATATTGACATTTCTGGATCGTGGTGAGAAATATACATTATCACAACCAAATATGTACGTCAGAGGGATTCTTTTCGGGAAAATGAGAATTGAACTTGGTGATCATATGATAATTAAGGGTCCAAATTATAAAATTGATTTGGAATTTAAAACAAAGGGTTTCATATCAGGTACCTATGATGCCATAGAGGGGACAgtaaaagataataaaggTAAAGAATACTATGAAATTACAGGGAAGTGGAatgatattatatatatcaaagaTTTAAGAACAAAGGGTTCTAAGAAGGTCGTTTTATTTGATACCCATAAGAATTTCGCTTCGAAGCCAAAAGTTAGACCAATAGAAGAACAAGGTGAATATGAATCTCAAAGACTTTGGGACAAAGTGATTAAGGCATTGGCAGAGAGGGACCATGAAGTTGCAACCGAGGAGAAGTTTCAAGTTGAAAATGCTCAAAGGCAATTTGctaaaaaaagaatagaAGACGGTGTAGAATTCCACCCTAAACTCTTCAGGAAGGCAAACCCAGGTGAAGATCTGGATTACTACATTTACAAACATATTCCTGATGGCAATGACTATGAAGCTCAAATTAAAAGTATCTTGGAAATCGCGCCAATCTTGCCAGGCCAAAAATTCACCGAAAAGTTCCAAATACCTGCATACAAGAAACatgaaattcaaaaaatcattcaagaaaagTCGCAAGGGAAATAG
- the NDAI0H01460 gene encoding TLC domain-containing protein (similar to Saccharomyces cerevisiae LAG1 (YHL003C) and LAC1 (YKL008C); ancestral locus Anc_2.501): MSANNKNEIEKTTTVVDSLIGSTGVGQLTVPNKTPKGRVRSSSSVGKINLGDTVPGFTNTSDDTNKVSPTKLNLSEKSTAEQGSNVGKGSLWKAYKNLNSRHFWISPLMIILTTYLAYFLSNDHSEKNPLHMFVTVSYQVDDTDQYGKGIKDLTFIFFYMIFFTFLREFLMDVLIRPCILKLNIKSKHKTNRIMEQAFCIIYYGVSGPFGLYIMYHTDLWLFETKTMYRTYPDLTNSFVYKIFYLGQAAFWAQQACVLILQLEKPRKDFQELVFHHIVTLLLIWASYVFHFTKMGLAVYITMDISDFFLALTKTLNYFNSRFTPPVFVSFMFIWIYLRHYINIKILWSVLTEFRTEGNYVLNFATQQYKCWISLIITFILIFALQLVNLYWLFLIFRILYRMAFQGIQKDERSESDTDSEQVQEQKQQALEDIERKS; this comes from the coding sequence ATGTCTGCtaataacaaaaatgaaattgaaaaaacaaCTACAGTCGTTGACTCCCTGATAGGTTCCACTGGAGTAGGTCAATTGACTGTACCGAATAAAACCCCTAAAGGAAGAGTTCGGAGTTCTTCCTCTGTTGgtaaaataaatttagGTGATACAGTACCTGGCTTCACCAACACATCTGATGATACGAATAAGGTTAGTCCCACTAAACTCAATCTATCCGAGAAATCCACGGCCGAACAAGGTTCGAATGTCGGAAAGGGTTCCTTATGGAAAGCGTAtaagaatttgaattctcGACATTTTTGGATTTCTCCATTGATGATCATTTTGACCACATACTTGGCCTATTTCCTTTCTAATGACCATTCGGAAAAAAACCCGTTACATATGTTTGTTACCGTATCTTATCAAGTCGATGATACAGATCAATATGGTAAAGGCATTAAAGATTTGacatttattttcttctataTGATCTTCTTCACATTTCTTAGGGAATTCCTAATGGATGTGCTTATCCGGCCATGTATCTTGAAATTAAACATTAAATCAAAGCATAAGACGAATAGAATTATGGAACAGGCCTTTTGTATCATTTATTATGGTGTGTCTGGTCCGTTCGGATTATATATCATGTACCATACAGATTTATGGTTATTTGAAACTAAGACTATGTATAGAACTTATCCAGATTTAACGAATTCATTCGTTTATAAGATCTTCTATTTGGGACAAGCTGCGTTCTGGGCTCAACAAGCTTGTGTTTTAATTTTACAACTGGAGAAACCAAGAAAGGATTTTCAAGAATTAGTTTTCCATCATATTGTTACACTTCTACTAATTTGGGCATCGTACGTTTTCCATTTCACTAAAATGGGGTTGGCTGTTTACATTACCATGGACATTTCAGATTTCTTCTTAGCTTTAACAAAGAcattaaattatttcaattcaaGATTCACACCACCAGTTTTCGTGTCGTTCATGTTCATATGGATATATTTACGTCATTACATCAATATAAAGATTCTTTGGTCCGTGTTAACAGAATTTAGAACGGAAGGTAATTatgttttaaattttgCAACACAACAATATAAATGTTGGATTTCATTGATAATCACATTCATTTTGATATTCGCTTTACAGTTAGTTAATCTCTATTGGTTATTTTTGATCTTCAGAATTTTATATCGTATGGCATTTCAAGGTATTcaaaaagatgaaagaaGCGAAAGTGATACCGATTCAGAACAGgttcaagaacaaaaacaacaagCATTAGAAGATATTGAGAGAAAATCTtga
- the ANY1 gene encoding Any1p (similar to Saccharomyces cerevisiae YMR010W; ancestral locus Anc_7.112): protein MEATTTSSIATAVASSSPAVTAPNDIISSYLPRVDQFYIPEWLTMQFIANNLISFTPLFSYGTTIISIEKSKTALGFSIDICATMLIASILRVSYYLITPYEITLLRQALVMIFIQLMLLNTSLKYRPDEYKYQNLKNVESFIDLIKEVWYESFEMSFEEVKTKHNNNNNDDATFNDKGKVLSDMFQKSLNFSYKCLLVFIYKFLKFFDPSFKRFGSFWQWNNTKVFWRFLIIFTLIQMIVTFSISKILNWSSLEQFLGSTIGSLGLFIESLLPLPQIAILYKLKSIQGFKLILLVSWLCGDTLKITYLIFGAKNISILFFLFAFFQMSLDFYIGGQYVYYKYYYKDHDNYDDEI from the coding sequence atggaaGCTACCACCACATCGTCTATTGCTACTGCAGTTGCTTCCTCTTCACCAGCAGTCACAGCTCCAAATGatataatatcatcataCTTACCGAGAGTGGATCAATTCTATATCCCAGAATGGTTAACTATGCAATTTATAGCAAATAATTTGATAAGTTTCACTCCCTTATTCTCATATGgtacaacaataataagtattgaaaaatccAAAACAGCTCTAGGGTTTTCAATAGATATATGTGCAACAATGTTAATTGCTAGTATATTGAGAGTTTCATACTATTTGATTACTCCATATGAAATCACTTTATTAAGACAAGCTTTGGTAATGatcttcattcaattgatgCTACTCAATACAAGTTTGAAATATAGACCTGATGAGTacaaatatcaaaatttgaaaaacgTGGAAAGTTTTATTGATCTAATTAAAGAAGTTTGGTACGAATCCTTTGAAATGTCCTTTGAGGAGGTTAAAACTAAacataataacaacaataatgatgatgcaACCTTCAATGATAAAGGTAAAGTATTATCTGACATGTTCCAGAAAagtttaaatttttcttataaATGTCTATTGGTCTTCATCtataaatttttgaaattcttcGATCCAAGTTTCAAAAGATTTGGTTCCTTCTGGCAATGGAATAATACAAAGGTATTTTGGAgatttttaataatatttactttaattcaaatgattGTAACTTTCTCTATCTCAAAAATACTAAATTGGAGCTCATTAGAACAATTCCTAGGTTCAACAATAGGTTCATTAGGTTTATTCATCGAATCATTATTACCCTTACCGCAAATTGCCATCCTCtataaattgaaatcaatcCAGGGGTTTAAGTTAATCCTATTGGTTAGTTGGTTATGCGGTGATACATTAAAAATTACTTATCTTATCTTCGGAGCTAAAAACatatcaattttattttttctatttgCATTCTTCCAAATGTCTTTAGATTTTTATATTGGAGGACAGTATGTTTATTATAAATACTACTATAAAGATCATGATAATTATGATGACGAAATCTAA
- the ADI1 gene encoding acireductone dioxygenase (Ni2+-requiring) (similar to Saccharomyces cerevisiae ADI1 (YMR009W); ancestral locus Anc_7.113) yields the protein MIEIYVHDDKDDIDFRQSHNSGVSVSPERITKLGIIAGHYRSICEVNNLASERNYKNRDCITLNVETFNNEEAQLLAKLNIFYEEHLHEDEEIRYCVEGSGYFDVKDPTNNEWIRCKLYPGDLLIIPAGIYHRFTLTTDNFIKAVRLFKEEPKWEAHNKSTVTDQLPIRKQYLKTIKP from the coding sequence ATGATAGAAATATATGTTCATGATGACAAAGATGATATAGACTTTAGACAGTCTCATAATTCGGGCGTATCAGTATCACCTGAGCGTATCACTAAATTAGGAATAATTGCTGGTCATTATAGATCCATTTGTGAGGTCAATAACTTAGCTAGTGAaagaaattacaagaataGGGATTGTATTACTTTAAATGTAGAAactttcaataatgaagagGCGCAATTACTTGCCAAATTAAATATCTTCTATGAAGAACATTTAcatgaagatgaagagaTTCGTTACTGTGTTGAAGGATCAGGTTATTTTGACGTCAAGGACCCGACCAATAACGAATGGATCCGTTGTAAACTGTATCCCGGTGATCTTTTGATTATTCCTGCAGGAATTTATCATAGGTTTACACTTACCACGgacaatttcattaaagcTGTAagattattcaaagaagaacCAAAATGGGAAGCTCACAATAAATCAACGGTAACAGATCAATTGCCGATAAGGAAACAGTATTTAAAAACTATAAAACCTTGA